From a single Adhaeribacter swui genomic region:
- the pncA gene encoding bifunctional nicotinamidase/pyrazinamidase, translated as MKALLLIDIQNDFLPGGALAVPAGDEIIPVVNQLQPHFDLVVATQDWHPAVHKSFASQHPGQAVFSSIDLNGLLQVLWPDHCVQGTPGAEFATALDQPKIEAIFRKGTDPEIDSYSGFYDNGHRKSTGLADYLRGKQVRQVFVAGLAADYCVFYSIKDALQENFKTFLIEDATRAISAEGFEKAKTEIHERGGKIIQSGALL; from the coding sequence ATGAAAGCTTTACTTTTAATTGATATTCAGAATGATTTTTTGCCGGGTGGCGCTTTAGCCGTGCCAGCCGGCGACGAAATAATTCCGGTAGTAAACCAATTGCAACCGCATTTTGATCTGGTGGTAGCTACCCAGGACTGGCACCCGGCGGTACACAAAAGTTTTGCTTCGCAGCACCCCGGCCAGGCCGTATTTTCCAGCATCGATTTAAACGGTTTGCTCCAGGTACTCTGGCCCGACCACTGCGTACAAGGCACTCCGGGCGCCGAATTTGCCACAGCTTTAGATCAACCAAAAATAGAAGCTATTTTCCGGAAAGGCACCGACCCGGAGATTGACTCCTACAGTGGTTTTTACGACAATGGCCACCGCAAAAGCACCGGCCTCGCCGATTACCTGCGGGGCAAGCAAGTACGCCAGGTTTTTGTAGCGGGTTTAGCCGCTGATTACTGTGTATTTTACTCCATTAAAGATGCTTTGCAGGAAAACTTTAAAACTTTTCTGATTGAAGATGCCACCCGCGCGATTAGCGCAGAAGGCTTTGAAAAAGCTAAAACAGAAATACACGAACGTGGCGGTAAAATTATCCAAAGCGGCGCTTTATTATAA